Proteins from a genomic interval of Bdellovibrio sp. GT3:
- a CDS encoding ABC transporter C-terminal domain-containing protein, which produces MYRTIGNKKGNAIMQVLTAMVVMSISFYFLSSYVIGQRKQVVKTKNVVNLKFAVNSALDYVVFGVRQKYCFENNTLMQNTTSCDWNHAGNVERLVMSDEQLQSLQAMAASGTNIGPHDKDLDKLRLDKIELSLVFPVSANHPLFPVVNNLKNVVDEVSGAVVPVKAIKVLLTRPANAGYLPKAGREVYVQAQVSLIDKTDKVVQVGRAPLQVRAQLAIYPREVGSFALVLPGNLRMDKEWNASQTDKGEVVFHKFNSKNDLGDSTGLVFKSPVFVNGNITLPYDSGSGGNSSYAGVTFADRVYMGNGWILRPDNSPYAPVTQGSLPDRFWSDSRVFGGFLGGIENDGMRDLGLDVMSGRASGSSGTEYDWNKICSELNQKSSNLEYMEASDVTAKKTESTDPTKNGEGYYTNYRTVLTNYNTFYAQKNQLPTNPTLTGDWSTGKWEIDNKDKYSGAIAKLEMLYGSGSDERKFAVDLVKDGFVEITPPVLNPARLATIKTNLNNAKTALKNAQDTSDQQSSNLSSLKTQKSTAEADLQVAKADLAAEMAKPVEPVATPTPSPTATVSPSPTATETPDPEATASPSPTVSPTVSPSPTVSPTPVPPGTYQDPDEIEKLEMKITKLNTKISDLNQQIASLENVQMPATSSAKDTAQANVTKYQAQLDDYEELKDHLPVVKIDLDKVYSWSGKEYKDRIDVQVTITNGQYLVNKDGVRINSLSIRFRGYDGTYYNSTPIRSNADPNHLSGYLNFQIASNGSLTRPTALSLTTNAGTGTVDDESADLVAKCDEYYNMINSQSFGAANWGSSFSSSTRKSWNFAGEDNATTADPVAANRTWSVDDQKFMVRSIIGDCTIKAGASFVTGLYTCDNLVIEGGRTKPLRIVGTFIIGKSLKIHEQAVRTGITWTSIYYPQATQELRARGILYPLSDPNNRTKCDNLPSPIWHPMPSIQETADRMNCNVISLRAKADPFKWTAVDPDCGIPVGATQTVPTCKRRIYHYYVVEQAREGQGL; this is translated from the coding sequence ATGTATAGGACTATTGGAAATAAAAAAGGTAACGCGATAATGCAGGTTCTCACGGCCATGGTCGTGATGAGCATCAGTTTTTATTTTTTATCCTCTTACGTCATCGGTCAGCGTAAACAAGTCGTTAAAACCAAAAACGTGGTGAACTTAAAGTTCGCGGTGAACAGTGCGCTGGACTACGTGGTCTTCGGTGTTCGTCAAAAGTATTGTTTTGAAAACAACACCTTAATGCAAAATACAACAAGCTGTGATTGGAATCACGCCGGTAACGTTGAACGCCTGGTGATGTCTGATGAACAATTGCAATCCTTGCAGGCGATGGCGGCATCCGGGACGAATATTGGTCCGCATGATAAAGATCTGGATAAACTGCGCCTGGATAAAATTGAATTATCCTTGGTGTTTCCGGTGTCAGCAAACCATCCTCTATTCCCGGTTGTAAATAATTTGAAAAATGTGGTGGATGAAGTTTCAGGCGCGGTCGTGCCGGTGAAAGCCATTAAAGTACTCCTGACTCGTCCAGCGAATGCGGGTTATTTGCCAAAAGCAGGTCGCGAAGTTTACGTTCAAGCACAGGTTTCTTTGATAGATAAAACAGATAAAGTTGTTCAAGTAGGCCGTGCACCACTGCAAGTTCGCGCTCAACTTGCAATTTATCCACGTGAAGTGGGTTCGTTTGCCTTGGTACTTCCCGGCAACTTGCGCATGGATAAAGAATGGAATGCTTCCCAAACGGATAAAGGTGAGGTCGTATTCCACAAATTCAACAGTAAGAATGATCTAGGTGACAGCACGGGGTTGGTCTTTAAAAGTCCCGTCTTCGTGAACGGCAATATCACTTTGCCATATGATTCGGGTAGTGGTGGTAACTCAAGCTATGCAGGTGTTACTTTCGCGGACCGTGTCTATATGGGTAATGGTTGGATTTTAAGACCGGATAACAGTCCCTATGCTCCTGTTACACAAGGCTCGCTACCGGATCGCTTCTGGTCCGACTCCCGCGTGTTTGGTGGATTTCTGGGCGGTATTGAAAACGATGGTATGCGCGACTTGGGATTGGACGTCATGTCGGGCCGTGCCTCGGGCTCATCGGGTACTGAATATGATTGGAATAAAATCTGTTCTGAGTTGAATCAAAAAAGTTCAAACTTGGAATACATGGAAGCTTCCGATGTGACTGCGAAAAAGACGGAGTCTACGGATCCGACCAAAAATGGTGAAGGCTATTACACGAACTATCGTACGGTTCTTACCAATTACAACACTTTCTATGCTCAGAAAAACCAATTGCCAACAAACCCTACTTTGACGGGAGATTGGTCAACCGGTAAGTGGGAAATTGATAACAAAGACAAATACTCGGGTGCCATTGCCAAGTTGGAAATGCTCTATGGCTCTGGCTCAGACGAACGTAAGTTTGCGGTCGATCTTGTTAAAGACGGTTTCGTGGAGATCACGCCACCAGTCTTGAATCCGGCACGTCTGGCCACAATTAAAACGAATTTGAATAATGCAAAAACAGCGTTGAAAAATGCCCAGGATACAAGTGATCAGCAAAGTTCAAATCTAAGTAGTTTGAAAACACAAAAATCAACTGCTGAAGCGGATCTGCAAGTCGCAAAAGCGGATCTTGCAGCTGAAATGGCAAAACCTGTTGAGCCTGTGGCTACCCCAACGCCGTCTCCGACGGCGACGGTTTCTCCTTCTCCGACAGCCACGGAAACTCCGGACCCAGAGGCGACAGCATCGCCATCTCCAACAGTCTCTCCAACTGTGAGTCCGTCTCCGACAGTCTCTCCAACTCCGGTGCCTCCTGGTACATATCAGGATCCGGATGAAATTGAAAAGTTAGAAATGAAAATTACGAAACTGAATACAAAAATCAGTGATTTGAATCAACAGATCGCTTCTCTTGAGAATGTGCAAATGCCGGCGACGTCTTCGGCCAAGGATACTGCGCAAGCGAATGTAACCAAGTATCAGGCACAACTTGATGACTATGAAGAGCTGAAGGATCACTTACCGGTCGTGAAGATTGACCTGGACAAGGTTTATAGCTGGTCCGGAAAAGAGTATAAGGACCGTATTGACGTGCAGGTCACGATCACAAACGGACAGTACCTGGTTAATAAAGACGGTGTAAGAATAAACTCGTTGTCGATTCGTTTCAGAGGTTACGACGGGACTTACTATAACAGTACTCCGATTCGTTCCAATGCCGATCCAAATCACTTGTCTGGTTACTTGAATTTCCAAATTGCAAGCAACGGCTCCCTGACTCGTCCAACGGCGTTGTCTCTGACGACGAACGCAGGTACTGGTACAGTTGATGATGAATCCGCTGACTTGGTTGCAAAGTGTGATGAGTACTATAATATGATCAACTCGCAGTCCTTCGGTGCTGCCAACTGGGGTTCAAGCTTCTCATCTTCGACTCGTAAGTCCTGGAACTTTGCCGGAGAGGACAATGCAACGACAGCAGATCCAGTGGCCGCGAACAGAACCTGGTCGGTGGATGATCAGAAGTTCATGGTAAGATCCATCATTGGGGATTGCACCATCAAAGCCGGTGCTTCATTTGTGACGGGTCTTTATACTTGTGACAACCTCGTGATCGAGGGCGGTCGTACAAAACCACTGCGCATCGTGGGAACTTTCATCATTGGTAAATCATTGAAGATCCACGAACAGGCGGTTCGTACAGGGATCACGTGGACCAGTATCTACTATCCACAAGCAACCCAAGAGCTTCGTGCTCGCGGTATCCTGTATCCTCTTTCGGATCCGAACAATAGAACAAAATGCGACAATCTGCCGTCTCCAATTTGGCATCCAATGCCTTCGATTCAAGAAACAGCAGATCGTATGAACTGTAACGTAATCAGTCTGCGCGCAAAAGCGGATCCATTTAAGTGGACCGCGGTGGATCCGGATTGCGGTATCCCGGTAGGGGCAACGCAAACTGTGCCGACTTGTAAACGTCGTATTTACCACTACTACGTAGTAGAGCAAGCCAGAGAAGGGCAAGGACTATGA
- a CDS encoding EF-hand domain-containing protein gives MKAAVLSLAVLLPTFSVYADQNVLSNSTEVPMSVNSVNAGETISSAPASGTVTRSGKDTMTVRLINSCFPTNLRAVTNPLAKSSLVTADINILVGTKIYNIGAEFPSVIVTREGSGTVGSGQVGNISSSKVKMIPAGGTAAIYGNILEFKTKIPTNVTVDNSGGISISKETVGLGTMSFEQEIIDCNTGPVFGDYGWSAKMPTYGCGEFMGQDGLVSATIGGLNVSPDRSIVEIFISYPGETGFCGGFWSPLMVFFDDKLPIFDNVSDFPLNPGGKVFWPRANSPGFFLALDRDKNGIIDKKDELFGDNNSDVNGFEALKKLDTNKDGVIDSRDQDFKRLVLWNDKNGDGVSQSSEMKKASLKLNKISLNYTQFFENRGKNAEIRERSKFWYTDAKGKTRKGNVYDIWFAPYIQTNLAGGK, from the coding sequence ATGAAAGCAGCTGTTTTATCGTTAGCGGTCTTGCTGCCGACATTTAGCGTGTATGCTGATCAAAACGTACTTTCGAACAGCACCGAAGTGCCGATGTCAGTGAATTCAGTAAATGCAGGTGAAACTATTTCCAGTGCGCCGGCATCGGGGACGGTCACACGATCTGGTAAAGATACGATGACGGTTCGTCTGATAAACTCCTGCTTTCCAACCAACTTACGGGCAGTGACGAATCCTCTTGCTAAGAGCTCTCTGGTAACGGCAGACATCAATATTCTGGTGGGAACCAAAATCTACAATATTGGTGCCGAATTTCCCTCTGTCATTGTGACTCGCGAAGGATCCGGCACGGTGGGTAGTGGCCAGGTCGGAAACATCAGTTCGTCGAAAGTAAAAATGATTCCTGCGGGAGGCACGGCTGCCATTTACGGAAATATTCTGGAATTTAAAACTAAAATTCCAACGAATGTGACGGTTGATAACTCTGGCGGCATTTCAATTAGCAAAGAAACAGTCGGGCTTGGCACAATGTCTTTTGAACAGGAAATCATTGATTGCAACACAGGCCCGGTGTTTGGTGACTACGGGTGGTCGGCAAAAATGCCTACCTATGGCTGTGGTGAATTCATGGGGCAAGATGGCTTGGTGAGTGCGACAATTGGTGGTTTGAATGTTTCGCCTGACCGCTCTATAGTTGAAATCTTTATCAGTTATCCTGGAGAGACGGGATTTTGCGGTGGCTTCTGGTCACCTTTGATGGTGTTCTTTGATGATAAGCTTCCGATCTTTGACAATGTCTCTGACTTTCCTCTGAATCCTGGCGGGAAAGTCTTTTGGCCCAGAGCGAACAGCCCTGGATTTTTTCTGGCACTGGATCGCGACAAGAATGGGATTATTGATAAAAAAGATGAACTGTTCGGAGATAATAACTCTGACGTAAATGGTTTTGAAGCGTTGAAAAAACTCGACACCAACAAAGACGGCGTCATTGATTCCAGGGATCAGGACTTTAAACGCCTGGTTTTATGGAATGATAAAAACGGCGATGGGGTTTCTCAGTCCAGCGAGATGAAAAAAGCGAGTCTCAAACTGAATAAGATTTCACTCAACTACACGCAGTTTTTTGAAAACCGCGGAAAGAACGCAGAGATTCGTGAACGATCCAAATTCTGGTACACCGATGCGAAAGGGAAGACCCGAAAAGGCAATGTTTATGACATTTGGTTTGCTCCGTACATTCAAACAAATCTTGCCGGAGGTAAATAG